A genomic region of Enterococcus sp. 12C11_DIV0727 contains the following coding sequences:
- a CDS encoding cation-translocating P-type ATPase, with the protein MLEKTYYQESIEQLIKLFDSNKEGLCNEQAKKILETNGYNELKGRKQVPVWKLFLETFKDVMVVVLLLVAMVQMLLGSIVESFVILAVLIINSIVSVVQTKKAEDSLNALKKLSSPSAKVLRDNKAIMIPAREVVVGDIVLLDTGDFVPADGRLLEESSLKIDEGMLTGESVPVEKKVTILHKTAQVGDRINMVFSGTLVVYGRGKFLVTNIGTTTEIGKVADLLNNATSNATPLQRNLDHFSKKLGIAILFLSVMIFGIQTARIFIEGSTDIWPSVINAFMFAVAVAVAAIPEALQSIVTIVLSLGTNRMAKEHAIIRKLSAVETLGSTSIICTDKTGTLTQNKMTVVKAYLFNEKNMDIEEFLTEDKRLLLNTAILANDASINEAGRKIGDPTEIALIDFAEKLAIDPTDIRQAYPRLAELPFDSDRKMMSTVHEINGQKMLLVKGAPDVIISLSTRYLNSNQEHKLVRSSLETLTTKIEEFSKEALRVLAFAYKPVNTEQVTLDDETDFTFIGLLAMIDPPRDEVFDAIKQAKRAGIKSIMITGDHKTTARAIAENIGLYEKGDLALTGAELDELSEEELSEQLENVSVYARVSPENKIRIVRAWQNKGNISAMTGDGVNDAPALKQADIGIAMGTGTEVAKDAAAMVLTDDNFVSIVRAIAVGRQVFDNIKKSVAYLFAGNLGAIIAIVFALVMDWNNPFTALQLLFINLVNDSVPAIALGTEKAEKNIMHRKPRDPNEGIFSGETLISVTYRGILIGGAVIIAQFIGMQQSINLGVAMAFSTLILARTLQIFPARSNSQTAILLGIFKNKAVNYAVLFCSLLYGFTLLPGVRNIFSIPAIFGLKEFVISLGLAIAAIIIMECSKVIIVGLLKRKR; encoded by the coding sequence TTGTTAGAAAAAACATATTATCAAGAATCAATCGAACAACTGATTAAATTATTTGATTCAAATAAAGAAGGTCTTTGTAATGAGCAAGCAAAAAAAATACTGGAAACGAACGGTTATAATGAATTAAAAGGAAGAAAACAAGTACCAGTTTGGAAACTATTTTTAGAAACGTTCAAAGATGTGATGGTTGTTGTACTTTTGCTTGTGGCAATGGTACAGATGCTTTTGGGCTCTATAGTCGAGTCGTTCGTTATTTTAGCTGTTTTAATCATCAACTCAATTGTGAGTGTAGTTCAAACAAAAAAGGCAGAGGACTCTCTCAATGCATTGAAAAAGCTATCGTCACCTTCTGCAAAAGTATTACGTGACAATAAAGCAATTATGATCCCAGCAAGAGAAGTAGTCGTTGGAGATATTGTTTTGTTAGATACGGGGGATTTTGTTCCAGCAGATGGTCGTTTATTAGAAGAGAGTAGTTTAAAAATAGATGAAGGAATGCTGACCGGTGAGTCCGTTCCAGTCGAAAAAAAAGTAACTATATTACATAAAACGGCTCAAGTTGGGGATCGTATTAATATGGTTTTTAGTGGGACACTTGTCGTATATGGTCGCGGTAAATTTTTAGTTACAAATATAGGAACAACCACTGAAATTGGAAAAGTTGCCGATCTATTAAATAATGCCACCTCTAATGCAACACCACTACAGCGTAACCTAGATCATTTTTCAAAAAAATTAGGGATTGCGATTTTATTTCTGTCAGTAATGATTTTTGGTATTCAAACAGCTCGTATTTTTATTGAAGGATCAACTGATATTTGGCCAAGTGTGATTAATGCATTTATGTTTGCCGTCGCTGTCGCTGTCGCTGCAATTCCAGAAGCATTGCAATCAATTGTAACGATTGTATTGTCATTAGGAACTAATCGGATGGCGAAAGAGCATGCGATTATCAGAAAACTTTCAGCAGTAGAAACTCTGGGGTCTACTAGTATTATATGTACGGATAAAACAGGAACATTAACTCAAAATAAAATGACAGTAGTGAAAGCATATTTATTTAACGAAAAAAATATGGATATTGAAGAATTTTTGACTGAGGATAAACGTTTGTTGCTTAACACGGCGATTCTTGCGAACGATGCCTCAATTAATGAAGCAGGTAGGAAAATAGGTGATCCTACAGAGATTGCTCTTATTGATTTTGCGGAAAAATTGGCGATTGATCCAACTGATATTAGACAAGCTTATCCTCGATTAGCAGAATTGCCCTTCGATTCAGATCGCAAAATGATGTCTACAGTTCATGAGATTAACGGACAAAAAATGTTATTAGTCAAGGGTGCGCCAGACGTGATCATATCGTTAAGTACACGGTATTTAAATAGTAATCAAGAGCATAAACTGGTTAGGAGTTCACTTGAAACATTAACTACAAAAATTGAGGAATTTTCCAAAGAAGCATTACGTGTTCTAGCTTTTGCCTATAAACCGGTAAATACTGAACAAGTTACACTAGATGACGAAACAGATTTTACTTTCATTGGCTTATTAGCAATGATTGATCCGCCACGTGATGAAGTTTTCGATGCAATTAAACAAGCAAAAAGGGCCGGAATTAAATCGATAATGATTACTGGGGACCATAAAACGACAGCTCGTGCGATTGCAGAAAATATTGGCTTGTATGAAAAGGGTGATTTGGCACTAACGGGAGCGGAATTAGATGAATTAAGTGAAGAAGAATTGAGTGAACAACTGGAAAATGTTTCTGTTTACGCTCGCGTGTCACCAGAAAATAAAATTCGTATCGTTAGAGCTTGGCAGAATAAAGGCAATATTTCTGCTATGACAGGTGATGGTGTAAACGATGCACCAGCACTTAAGCAAGCAGATATTGGAATTGCAATGGGAACAGGAACCGAAGTCGCTAAAGATGCTGCTGCTATGGTATTAACTGATGATAACTTTGTTTCGATCGTTCGGGCGATAGCAGTTGGACGCCAAGTATTTGATAACATAAAAAAATCAGTCGCTTATCTTTTTGCGGGGAATTTAGGAGCAATCATCGCTATTGTTTTTGCTCTTGTTATGGATTGGAATAACCCGTTTACAGCACTGCAGTTATTATTTATCAATTTAGTTAATGACTCAGTTCCCGCGATTGCTTTAGGAACTGAGAAAGCTGAAAAAAATATAATGCATCGTAAGCCAAGGGATCCAAACGAAGGGATTTTTTCCGGTGAAACATTAATCTCTGTTACGTATCGCGGAATATTAATCGGGGGAGCTGTCATCATTGCACAATTTATAGGAATGCAGCAATCAATTAATTTGGGAGTAGCGATGGCCTTTTCAACACTTATTTTAGCTAGAACATTACAGATTTTCCCAGCAAGATCAAACAGTCAAACAGCAATTCTTCTAGGAATATTTAAGAATAAGGCAGTTAATTATGCAGTGTTATTCTGTAGTTTGTTGTATGGATTTACACTATTACCAGGTGTACGAAATATCTTTTCTATACCAGCAATATTTGGCTTAAAAGAGTTTGTAATTTCATTGGGGCTAGCAATAGCCGCAATAATTATAATGGAATGTTCAAAAGTAATTATTGTGGGGTTATTAAAGCGAAAACGCTGA
- a CDS encoding VOC family protein — MVYALPKTTIVKQVKLNVGNLEAMIDFYTQMIGLVLLKKEGKTAFLGAQDASESIVVLEELVDPVVNNKTTGLYHTAFLLPSRKDLGNSLLWLMQNNIEIGAADHGYSEAIYLTDPEGNGIEIYRDKPMTEWDIQADGEIIGVTEELDADGVVAASDGQWLGMALGSKIGHVHLQVADLDETEKFYEQLGFSLKSNFGGRAKFFAAGLYHHHIGTNTWNGRNIALIGENQLGLAWYSFQLPSKEEFELFVNYLDETSIEYVNENDQITIQDPNGMQIKFGC; from the coding sequence ATGGTGTATGCATTACCGAAAACAACGATCGTAAAACAAGTGAAATTGAACGTTGGAAATCTAGAAGCAATGATAGACTTTTATACGCAGATGATTGGACTTGTTTTACTGAAAAAAGAAGGAAAGACAGCCTTCTTAGGTGCACAAGATGCTTCTGAATCCATTGTGGTTTTAGAAGAACTTGTTGATCCTGTGGTGAATAACAAAACGACAGGATTGTATCATACTGCTTTTCTCTTACCTTCTCGTAAAGATTTAGGCAATAGTCTTTTATGGCTGATGCAAAATAATATTGAAATTGGTGCTGCTGATCATGGCTATAGTGAAGCCATTTATCTGACTGACCCAGAAGGCAATGGTATCGAAATCTATCGAGATAAACCAATGACTGAATGGGATATTCAGGCTGATGGAGAAATTATTGGTGTGACGGAAGAGTTGGATGCCGACGGTGTCGTTGCAGCCTCTGATGGTCAATGGTTAGGGATGGCACTAGGATCAAAAATTGGACATGTCCATTTACAAGTAGCGGACTTAGATGAGACCGAGAAATTCTATGAACAGCTTGGGTTTTCTTTGAAGTCTAATTTTGGTGGTAGAGCTAAATTCTTTGCCGCAGGATTGTACCATCATCATATTGGGACAAATACTTGGAATGGTCGAAATATAGCCTTGATTGGTGAAAATCAGTTAGGTTTGGCTTGGTATTCGTTTCAATTACCGTCTAAAGAGGAGTTTGAGTTATTTGTTAACTATCTTGATGAGACGTCGATCGAATATGTAAATGAGAATGACCAAATAACCATTCAAGATCCAAACGGGATGCAAATCAAGTTTGGATGTTGA
- a CDS encoding nitroreductase family protein → MTEFIQALKKRRSIYSLGDNLPQSHEEITAFVKEIVRESPTSFNSQTQRVVFLFDDAHKKLWSMTEEALKPLTPAEAFPNTQAKLQSFAAGTGTLLFFEDMDIVKNLQEQFELYADNFPVWSEQASGLTQANVWTALAQKNIGANLQHYNPVIDEAVAKEWSIPSNWKLRAQLVFGSIEAEAGEKEYMEDSARFLEFN, encoded by the coding sequence ATGACAGAATTTATTCAAGCTTTAAAAAAACGCCGTTCAATTTACTCTTTAGGAGATAACTTACCTCAATCACACGAAGAAATCACAGCTTTCGTGAAAGAAATCGTTAGAGAAAGTCCAACATCTTTCAACTCACAAACACAACGAGTGGTTTTCTTATTCGACGATGCCCATAAAAAATTATGGTCAATGACAGAAGAAGCTTTGAAACCTTTGACACCTGCAGAAGCTTTCCCAAATACACAAGCGAAATTACAAAGTTTTGCAGCTGGAACGGGAACATTACTTTTCTTTGAAGATATGGATATCGTGAAAAATTTACAAGAACAATTTGAATTATATGCGGATAACTTCCCAGTATGGTCAGAACAAGCAAGTGGTTTGACTCAAGCAAACGTTTGGACTGCATTAGCTCAAAAAAATATCGGTGCTAACTTACAACATTACAACCCAGTAATTGATGAAGCTGTAGCAAAAGAATGGTCTATTCCAAGCAACTGGAAATTAAGAGCACAACTTGTTTTTGGTTCGATCGAAGCTGAAGCTGGCGAAAAAGAATACATGGAAGATAGCGCGCGTTTCTTAGAATTTAACTAA
- a CDS encoding DUF1304 domain-containing protein: MHVIPLVLAVIVALEHYYILYLEMFQTTSPTAQRSFGLDKEFLADPRVQTLFKNQGLYNGFLATGILWGAFFAANSWSVVTFFILCVVVAAVYGGLTSSKSILIKQGLPAIITFITLLIFK; the protein is encoded by the coding sequence ATGCATGTTATTCCCTTAGTGTTAGCTGTGATTGTTGCACTTGAACACTATTACATTTTATATTTAGAAATGTTCCAAACAACTTCCCCTACAGCACAGCGTAGTTTTGGCTTAGATAAAGAATTTTTGGCTGATCCTAGAGTACAGACCTTATTCAAAAATCAAGGACTATATAATGGCTTTTTAGCGACAGGAATTTTATGGGGTGCATTTTTTGCAGCTAATAGTTGGAGTGTCGTGACATTCTTTATTCTTTGTGTGGTTGTTGCAGCAGTTTATGGGGGTCTGACTTCCTCTAAATCAATTTTGATAAAACAGGGGTTGCCAGCAATTATTACATTCATTACACTTTTGATTTTTAAATAA
- a CDS encoding nitroreductase family protein has translation MENIYIENNFDTIMKGRRSIRNYDPTVKISREEMEQIINDTVKAPSSVNMQPWRFVVVESDAGKDVLAPLVRFNKVQNETSAAMIVVFGDLNSFEHAEKIYGTAVEQELMPKEVKERQLEVLSPLFEQMSMEDKKEMATIDGALAAMNLMLVARAYGYDTNPIGGFEREHIAEALDMDKERYYPVMIVSIGKANEEGYPSYRLPATDITTWK, from the coding sequence ATGGAAAACATATATATAGAAAATAATTTTGATACGATTATGAAAGGCAGAAGATCAATTCGTAACTACGATCCGACAGTTAAAATCAGTCGTGAAGAAATGGAACAAATCATCAACGATACAGTAAAAGCACCCTCTTCAGTGAACATGCAACCTTGGCGCTTTGTTGTTGTTGAAAGTGATGCAGGAAAAGATGTCTTAGCTCCTTTGGTTCGTTTTAATAAAGTACAAAATGAAACATCTGCTGCTATGATCGTTGTTTTTGGCGATTTAAATAGTTTTGAACATGCAGAGAAAATCTACGGGACAGCAGTTGAACAAGAGCTGATGCCTAAAGAAGTCAAAGAACGTCAATTAGAAGTCTTAAGTCCATTATTTGAACAAATGTCGATGGAAGATAAAAAAGAAATGGCAACGATCGATGGTGCATTAGCTGCAATGAATTTAATGTTAGTAGCAAGAGCATATGGTTATGATACAAATCCAATCGGTGGTTTTGAGCGCGAACACATTGCTGAAGCATTAGATATGGATAAAGAACGTTACTATCCAGTAATGATCGTTTCAATCGGTAAAGCCAATGAAGAAGGCTACCCATCTTATCGCTTACCAGCAACTGATATTACAACTTGGAAATAG
- a CDS encoding ArsR/SmtB family transcription factor: MTTDNNDLVLQALQAISDPIRLNIVTCLLIDGEKRITSEKYNIVKSTLSHHIKLLKDAQLIQEIKIGTTKTYVLNQDYIQQELPGLLELVRFRAGKTTK; the protein is encoded by the coding sequence ATGACTACTGATAACAATGATCTTGTTCTTCAAGCGTTACAAGCAATTAGTGATCCGATCCGTTTAAACATTGTTACTTGTTTACTGATTGATGGTGAAAAACGAATAACGTCAGAAAAATACAATATTGTAAAATCCACCTTATCTCATCACATAAAATTACTCAAAGACGCTCAACTGATTCAGGAAATCAAAATTGGCACGACTAAAACCTATGTTTTAAATCAAGATTATATCCAGCAAGAATTACCAGGATTACTAGAACTAGTTCGCTTTAGAGCAGGAAAAACAACGAAATAA
- a CDS encoding NADP-dependent oxidoreductase, translated as MKAVVINQYGGKEELVEQDVTLPELKENQVLVKEQATSINPIDWKLREGYLKQMFDWPFPIILGWDVAGVITEVGSSVTDWKVGDKVFARPETTRFGTYAEETIVDENLLAKIPENISFEEAAAVPLAGLTALQALFDHGKLQSGEKVLIHAGAGGVGTYAIQLAKQAGAYVITTASEKNHDLLEKLGADEIIDYHTTNFAEVLTDIDLVFDTMGGDIQKSSFSVLKPNTGRLISIVGIADEALAKEKNIHAESIWLQTNGKQLQEIADLMASGKVISVIGEVFPFSRQGVYDAHALSETHHAVGKIIVKMAD; from the coding sequence ATGAAAGCAGTAGTCATCAATCAATATGGTGGTAAAGAAGAATTAGTTGAGCAAGATGTAACATTACCTGAATTAAAAGAAAACCAAGTCCTTGTCAAAGAACAGGCAACATCGATCAATCCAATCGACTGGAAATTAAGAGAAGGATATTTGAAACAAATGTTTGACTGGCCGTTTCCAATTATTTTAGGCTGGGATGTGGCAGGCGTAATCACCGAAGTGGGCAGCTCAGTGACTGACTGGAAAGTGGGCGATAAAGTATTTGCTCGTCCTGAAACAACCCGTTTTGGCACGTATGCAGAAGAAACGATCGTGGATGAAAATCTATTAGCGAAAATTCCAGAGAATATTAGTTTCGAAGAAGCCGCAGCTGTTCCTTTAGCTGGATTAACGGCATTACAAGCACTTTTTGATCATGGAAAACTTCAAAGTGGCGAAAAAGTTTTGATTCATGCAGGAGCTGGTGGTGTTGGTACGTATGCAATCCAATTAGCAAAACAAGCGGGAGCTTATGTCATTACGACGGCCAGTGAGAAAAATCATGATCTATTAGAAAAATTAGGGGCAGATGAAATCATCGATTATCATACAACCAATTTTGCTGAAGTGCTGACAGATATCGATTTAGTCTTTGATACGATGGGTGGCGATATCCAAAAATCAAGTTTTTCTGTACTAAAACCAAATACAGGACGTTTGATTTCAATCGTTGGCATCGCAGATGAAGCGTTGGCTAAAGAAAAAAATATCCATGCCGAAAGCATTTGGCTTCAAACAAATGGCAAACAGCTTCAAGAAATTGCTGATTTAATGGCTTCAGGTAAAGTAATTTCAGTGATTGGCGAAGTTTTCCCATTTTCTAGACAAGGGGTTTATGATGCACATGCATTGAGTGAAACCCATCATGCCGTTGGGAAAATCATTGTAAAAATGGCTGACTAA
- a CDS encoding ABC transporter permease translates to MKFSDILKSASSNLMRNKGRTILTIVAIFIGAFTISLTTGVNIGVNDYIDKQVGSVGGQNQIMIQPKMSGSTGEEGEPQKYDEDKKTSSMQQQEALDSKDLEKIKEIKGIKNAEAMKSVSTSYISGKNDEKYVFSGMPMVEELSVDLEAGKAADQNSSEFQINLAPEYVKSLGYKSSEEAIGKTVKIAAPSAATGEEKVVEATIVGVRNTSLIQGGMSLMNRSLADEISKINEEGLPEAMKGQYGLIMGEMSKDVTKTEIADVKERLDKAGYMGQTVEDQIGMIRNVINAITGVLTMFGAIALLAASFGIINTLYMSVQERTREIGLMKAMGLSSGKVFTIFSVEAALIGFLGSLLGILGAVGAGALINQIAADSFLKSLTGFTLIQFSASSSAVIILVIMGIAFLAGTLPARRAAKLDPIESLRYE, encoded by the coding sequence ATGAAATTTAGTGATATTTTAAAATCAGCTAGTTCAAATTTAATGCGTAACAAAGGGCGGACGATTCTAACGATCGTAGCCATCTTTATAGGAGCATTTACAATTTCACTGACAACCGGAGTCAATATTGGGGTCAATGATTACATCGATAAACAAGTTGGTAGTGTCGGTGGTCAAAATCAAATCATGATCCAACCAAAAATGAGTGGGAGCACTGGTGAAGAAGGCGAACCACAGAAATATGATGAGGACAAAAAAACAAGTTCTATGCAGCAACAAGAAGCTTTAGATAGCAAAGATCTTGAAAAAATTAAAGAAATCAAAGGAATCAAAAATGCGGAAGCAATGAAATCTGTTTCAACAAGTTATATTTCAGGAAAGAACGATGAAAAATATGTCTTTTCAGGAATGCCGATGGTAGAAGAATTGAGTGTAGATTTGGAAGCAGGTAAAGCGGCAGATCAAAATAGTTCAGAGTTTCAAATCAATTTAGCGCCAGAATATGTGAAATCTTTAGGCTATAAATCAAGTGAAGAAGCAATTGGGAAAACCGTTAAAATTGCAGCCCCCTCAGCTGCTACTGGAGAAGAAAAAGTAGTAGAAGCGACCATCGTTGGTGTCCGTAATACAAGCTTGATCCAAGGCGGGATGTCGTTAATGAACCGTTCTCTTGCTGATGAAATCTCAAAAATCAACGAAGAAGGATTACCAGAAGCGATGAAAGGACAATACGGTCTGATCATGGGTGAAATGAGTAAAGATGTAACCAAAACAGAAATCGCAGATGTGAAAGAACGCTTAGATAAAGCAGGCTATATGGGACAAACAGTTGAAGACCAGATTGGTATGATCAGAAACGTGATCAATGCAATCACAGGTGTTCTAACAATGTTTGGTGCGATTGCCTTATTAGCGGCAAGCTTCGGGATCATCAATACATTATATATGTCAGTGCAAGAACGTACTAGAGAAATCGGTTTGATGAAAGCCATGGGACTTAGCAGTGGGAAAGTCTTTACGATTTTCAGTGTAGAAGCAGCATTGATTGGATTTTTAGGTTCTTTATTAGGAATTTTAGGAGCAGTCGGAGCAGGTGCATTGATCAATCAAATTGCAGCTGATTCCTTCTTAAAATCATTAACAGGCTTTACCTTGATTCAATTTTCAGCATCGTCCTCTGCTGTGATTATTCTAGTAATCATGGGAATTGCCTTCCTTGCAGGAACACTGCCAGCAAGAAGAGCAGCGAAACTAGATCCAATTGAATCATTACGTTATGAATAA
- a CDS encoding ABC transporter ATP-binding protein, whose translation MSVIEARNIKKSYGRNESKFDALKGVDLKVEEGESVAIIGKSGSGKSTFMHILALLDKPSSGEILLNDQDVTSISKKELDKTRNKQFGFVFQQFFMNSKDTVLNNVMLPLKIGGISNSKRKEMALEALRAVELDDKVNNKANNLSGGQKQRVCIARALVNNPKIIFADEPTGNLDSTTGDKIEQLLFDLNKEKGITLIIVTHDPELAARCDRQIHVRDGLIVGGNE comes from the coding sequence ATGTCTGTAATTGAAGCAAGAAATATCAAGAAAAGCTATGGCCGTAATGAATCAAAGTTTGATGCATTAAAAGGTGTGGATCTAAAAGTAGAAGAAGGTGAATCGGTTGCGATCATCGGGAAAAGTGGATCAGGAAAATCAACATTTATGCATATTTTAGCATTGTTAGATAAACCATCATCAGGTGAAATTTTATTAAATGATCAAGATGTAACGAGTATCAGTAAAAAAGAGTTAGATAAAACAAGAAATAAACAATTTGGATTTGTATTTCAGCAATTTTTCATGAATTCTAAAGATACAGTCTTAAATAATGTTATGTTACCGTTAAAAATCGGCGGTATTTCAAATAGTAAACGTAAAGAAATGGCACTTGAAGCACTGAGAGCCGTTGAATTAGATGACAAAGTCAATAATAAAGCCAACAACCTATCTGGTGGCCAAAAACAACGAGTTTGTATTGCACGTGCTTTAGTTAATAATCCTAAAATCATTTTTGCAGATGAACCTACAGGAAACCTAGATTCGACGACAGGTGATAAGATCGAGCAGCTACTATTTGACTTGAACAAAGAAAAAGGAATCACTCTGATTATTGTCACGCATGATCCAGAACTTGCTGCGCGTTGTGATCGACAAATCCATGTTCGCGACGGATTAATTGTGGGAGGGAACGAATAA
- a CDS encoding glycerate kinase, whose amino-acid sequence MKVVTAIDSMKGSMSSIEANQIITDLFTERGHEVKAVAIADGGEGTVSAVVKNGNGQKVTVPVQALNGKIVNVDFGWFDSKKLAVIESAAASGIQYLDGTEKTHPANTSSYGTGELILAAVGHGAQTIVIGLGGTGTVDGGLGLLSALGIEFFDHENQLLSANGGSLGKIAHYSTHRLDPCLADITFLIASDVESPLLGPSGAVYMFGQQKGLTKDELSNYEGNMKHYQKVVSGIDASFVGDGAAGGLGFAIRVFLKGTIRSGFEFISEQTNLETAIEQADLVITGEGQLDDQSLQGKVPVGIGRIAQKYNVPVIAFVGSFTGEQKRFSEEGVSVIIPIIDRITTLAEAMDEAKSNLHKVAIRTLTLLMLLKN is encoded by the coding sequence ATGAAGGTTGTAACAGCGATTGATTCTATGAAAGGATCAATGTCCAGTATTGAAGCGAATCAAATCATTACGGACCTATTTACTGAAAGAGGACACGAAGTCAAAGCCGTCGCGATTGCTGATGGTGGTGAAGGAACCGTTTCAGCCGTTGTGAAAAATGGTAATGGACAAAAAGTAACAGTTCCCGTTCAAGCGTTAAACGGAAAAATAGTGAATGTTGATTTTGGCTGGTTTGATTCAAAGAAATTAGCTGTGATTGAATCAGCTGCAGCTTCTGGTATTCAGTATTTAGATGGGACTGAAAAGACTCATCCGGCAAATACCTCTTCATATGGGACTGGAGAACTGATTTTGGCAGCGGTTGGTCACGGAGCTCAAACGATTGTGATTGGGTTAGGCGGAACAGGAACTGTTGATGGCGGACTTGGTTTGCTTAGTGCCTTAGGTATTGAATTTTTTGACCATGAAAACCAGCTGTTGTCAGCTAATGGTGGTAGCCTGGGGAAAATCGCTCATTATTCGACGCACCGTTTAGATCCATGTCTAGCAGATATTACGTTTTTGATTGCTTCTGATGTGGAGAGTCCTTTACTTGGTCCATCAGGCGCTGTCTACATGTTTGGGCAGCAAAAAGGATTAACGAAGGATGAATTGTCCAACTACGAAGGCAATATGAAACATTATCAAAAAGTAGTAAGTGGAATAGATGCTTCTTTTGTGGGAGATGGTGCAGCGGGCGGACTTGGCTTTGCTATCAGAGTCTTTTTAAAAGGAACTATTCGTTCTGGGTTTGAATTTATTTCGGAACAAACCAATTTAGAAACAGCGATTGAACAAGCTGATTTAGTCATTACTGGTGAAGGTCAGTTGGATGATCAAAGCCTTCAGGGAAAGGTACCTGTTGGAATTGGGCGGATCGCTCAAAAATACAATGTACCAGTGATCGCTTTCGTAGGTAGTTTTACTGGGGAGCAAAAACGATTTAGTGAGGAAGGTGTTTCGGTGATCATCCCAATCATTGATCGTATTACGACACTGGCTGAAGCGATGGATGAGGCCAAATCAAACTTGCATAAAGTAGCAATTCGAACCTTAACTTTATTGATGTTGCTGAAGAACTGA
- a CDS encoding response regulator transcription factor, which translates to MATILIIEDDDVIAEFIGAVLEKEKHTIHLAHSALEGLSTFRMWSMDLILLDLGLPDQDGIEVLKKIRETSPIPIIIISARDHENNKVEALDLGADDYITKPFGTPELLARIRTALRHASNNINAPAEIKKIINGELCIDIEHHTVTKQGKVIHLTPNEYKIIQVLGENIGKVLTHTSISQKVWGPYSNESQTLRVNMSNIRKKIEDNPVEPEYILTEIGIGYRMLEK; encoded by the coding sequence ATGGCCACGATTTTGATTATTGAAGACGACGATGTGATTGCTGAATTTATTGGTGCTGTTTTAGAAAAAGAAAAACACACGATTCATTTAGCTCATTCTGCGTTAGAAGGTCTATCGACATTTCGGATGTGGTCAATGGATCTGATTTTATTAGACCTAGGGTTGCCTGATCAAGATGGAATCGAAGTCTTGAAAAAAATTCGGGAAACATCTCCTATACCGATCATTATTATCTCCGCTCGTGATCATGAAAATAACAAAGTCGAAGCGTTGGATCTAGGTGCGGATGACTATATTACCAAACCTTTTGGTACTCCAGAATTACTTGCTAGGATCAGAACAGCGTTAAGACATGCCAGTAATAATATTAATGCTCCAGCAGAAATAAAAAAAATCATCAATGGTGAGTTATGCATCGATATTGAACATCATACCGTTACTAAGCAAGGAAAAGTGATCCACCTAACGCCAAATGAATACAAAATCATCCAAGTACTCGGTGAAAATATTGGAAAAGTGCTGACACACACGTCTATTTCGCAAAAAGTTTGGGGACCTTATAGTAATGAGAGTCAAACCTTACGAGTCAATATGTCGAATATTCGCAAAAAAATCGAAGATAATCCAGTTGAACCAGAATATATTTTGACAGAGATCGGGATCGGTTATCGAATGTTGGAAAAATAG